TTGTTGAAGCCGCTGTTACTCTGATGTTGGAGAAGAAAGAAGGTGTGAGGGTTGAACAAGCTTCGACCTTGAAAGCTTTACCTTTCTATATTAAGGGTGAACGACCAAGTTTGAAGGCAAAGAGAGTAAACGAAGAGCACAGAGTTCACTCTCATAGCTACCCAAGCTGTtagagttcttctccttcatgtagtttattttgtattttctttttctcagttTAGATCTGTCTGAGTCTCATTATAAAAGGCAAACatggtgaggtttgtaagaaaaaaacAATGAGAGAAAAAAGACAGTGAGTTAAAATAGTGAGAAAAAGCCATAAGATGTCTCAGAAGTTCTTTGTACatctttatgttttgtgtcATGATCCTGTGAAAATTTCcttacaagttgggttagcactttactgTTGAAAGCTAGATTTGAGTCCTAGTCAAATTCAGATTGGGTTTAGAATATGGATTTGTTCCAGATAGGATTGGGTAGATCCTAGGAAAgcattggtgtttgtaatcttgaaaaagagatagtgaaattctatcattgttgtgatggagactggatgtaggctacatTACACCTTGTAGCTGAACCATGATATATCTGGGTATTATTCCTTCTTCCCTTCTACTTTTCTGTTTCTGTTACTTAGGagacaaaaatgaaaatgtctctgAGCTGACCAtgagacaaaagaaaaaatatctcctaagctcccttgagaaagaaaaagtaatattCTGCAGAAAGAGTAGTTAAGATTTAACTCTCCTCCTCTTAGCCACCGATAACCATCAAATACATAgcagcatcaagtgaacctcaattaacacacaaataagtcgaaataaattaagaaattaacaaaaattatttaatgatggcAGCAGAGAAAATcagaactaataaaaatgtttgTAAAATGTTGGTGTTATTAGCGATGACAATaacgaaaagaaaaagaaagacgcaacattaagaagaagaaggaggaggaggagggaggggggaagaagaagaaaaagaaattgcaTGCGCGAAtttagaggaagaagaagaagaaaaagaaagacgcataatttaaaaagttgttataacaacttgattaatattttatttagatgTAGAACTTTATTGTTTTCAAATTAAATGCAGCCTATAAAATAAGGTTAAAgtaaaaatagttataaaaaaattaagtgcaTATCAATTTGGTTTTTGAAAGTTTAAACGTTTCAACTTTCAAATTGGTCTTTAAAAGACAACTATTAATTAAACTATGACAATTGATATAATCACTATTTAGTTAGGTTTTCTAATTGTCTTTTAGGAGTAAgaataagtaaatattaaaattggtttctaataaattttagaagggatattttgatttttaataaaattttattattcaatgAAAAATCTCGAAAATTATTAGATTAGTCTTTCGTcgcttttaataaaatttttagtattcTTAGTAGCCAGAtaaatttataacaaattttattataaaataatttagttttcaaaaatataattataagaaAAGAGACTAATTGGCTTTCGAAGacttctaaaataataaaaaattattaaagatcAAAATGTTTGATCCAATTATAGTTATATATTATGAATTGAACCCTTCATTTCATAATTCATACTATACTGGTCAAATAAAACAATAACGGTTCAAATATGTATTTGGGCATTTTATTTCATCCAGTAGCTGAATATGCACTTGGTTATTTGGCATTCCAGCCATGCCTGCACATGAAGAGTCTTATCAATATGGCAGGGTGGTGGAATAATACCAAACAttcataagaaaaaaatgtttttttgaacaacataaataataggttaaaaaaaattaattttaattttaaaaatcaaaatttaaattaattagatataatttttgttagtaACCTAAAATTCAATCCGATATTGTtaactttttatataaattcaatattttgttaattattcaaataattaatagtTAGTACCTCCtataaagagaagaaagagtCTATTGGTCCTAATTAAAGAGCATTAACATATTCATTAACAAAAAGTTAGTTCTCTATTATGGACCGTTGCAGGTCTAGCCCGATTGGCAGTCGGGTCGGGGCACTATTCCTGACCCAAGTCCGAACCATCCCTCAGCAGGGAGAATCCAACGGGTCGGTTCCTAACACTCGACCTGAAGCACGAACGACTTACCATCTGTACGACCTACGCCACCGCGACCAGCGACCGGTCGGGTCGGTTCCCTCGGGATAGCACCCGAAGCCCCGATCCAAAAACCGGAACGACCTAATCCTCCCACGTGGACCAGGACAGATCGTAGAAGCTTCCTGGTCAGTGGGCTAGGTCACCTATAGGCCCACCCAACATAGTATATAAGGGAAGAGGCCACCTCTTCCCCCGAGGTACGCATCATTTTACTTAATTTGGCTCTCACCTCGTACGAACACTGACTTGATCGTTGAAGTGTCCTTGCAGATGGTTATCCCCCTCGTCCATGCCACCTTCGGTGTCGCCAGATTTTGACCCACACACCTACTCCCGATCCAAGTCAGCCCAAGGCCtcatccactcatcacaacccGACCCCCCGAGCACCCGAATCTCGCAGGTagcgaacattggcgccgtctatGGGGATCCTGGAGCAGACATGGAGCGACTCCCCACGTCGGAGGAGCTTCGGGAAGGAGGATGGGCCCGCTTGAGTAGGGCAAGTTCGATGGCTCGTGGCGCCGAACACCCGCGATCCTCCATTCAGCCAAACCAACCAATCTACACGAAGGCCCCAGAAAGACGTCCCTTCGGAGGAACGGGAGCCGACGGCGCTAAGATTATGTAGGAGCTTAGACACCGAGTACAAAACCTTGAAAGGGAGCTTGCAGCGAggagtcgatcccacggagacgTTAGCCGATCCCACGGAGACGTCAGCCGATCCCACACCCGCTCCCCCTCCCGAAGATACGAAGACCGAGAGAAGAGCCTAACAAAATGCGATGAGGCGCACACACAAGCGACCTCCCGACCTACCCAAGGTAGGTCCGAGAGCCACGGGGAGTCCCAAAAGGGAAAAGCCAAGAAACGGCTGGAACCCGTCATCATGGGGACAACCCCTTTCCACCCCTCGATCCTCAAGGTCTGGCTTCCGAGAAATTTTGACAAGCCAACAGAGATGAGGTACGAAGGGACTAAGGACCCCCAGGAGCACCTCACAGCCTTTGAAGCGCAGATGAATTTGGAAGGGGTAGGCGACGCGGTCAGGGGTCGAGCATTTCCCGTAACGCTGGCTGACCCAGCAGTCCGATGGTTTAACGCACTCTCGCAAGGGTCCATCACGACCTTCATGGACATTTCCCAAAGCTTCCTAGCTCGGTTCATAACACGCATAGTCAAGGCAAAGCTCCCGATTAACTTGCTAGGGGTCACTCAAAAGCCCGGAGAGCCGACCAGAAAGTTTCTGGATAGGTTCAACGACGAATGCTTGGAAATTGATGGCCTCACGGACTCGGTTGCTAGTCTCTGCCTAAGAAATGGCCTGCTAAATGAGGACTTTAGAAAGCACCTCACGACCAAACTTGTCTGGACCATGCAGGAAATTCAAAGCGTGGCCAAGGAATACATCAATGATAAGGAGGTGAGTCAGGTTGTAGCAACCAATAAACGGTAGCTCTCGAACCCCTCAGTTTGGCAGGCCCCCAGGTCGACCGATATAAAGAAGCTCCTAGGGACGGAACCCCGGCCAAGCACCCCAAACAACCTCCATGGGTGGGGAGGTTCACCAACTACACGCCACTCACGGCGCCCATAGTGGAAGTCTATCAGTAGATTGCGGACAAGGAAATCCTATCCAGACCCAGACCGTTAAAAGAGAGAATGGAAGGCAACAAAAGCCTCTATTGTGATTATCACAAGGGATTCGGTCACAAGACCCAAGACTGTTTCGACCTCAAAGATGCTTTAGAGCAGGCCATCTGGGATGGAAAATTGAGCGAGTTCTCCCGACTCATCCGAGAACTAAGAAGACGGGAACGGGAGTGCTCCAAAAAAGATCGTAACCGGACTGTCAAGGCAAGACAAGAGCCCACAGGGAACACCGAAAACCCCCCAACTTTCATGGTTAACGTTGTGGTCAGGCGCGATACCCCCCCAAATCTAAGTCAGCAGCAAAGAAGGATACCCGGATCCTTTCTATCTCGACAAGAGGTCCCACCGCCTCAAGCAGAAGACCCCAACGATATCCTACGGTCCAGAAGATCAGTGGTTTTACGATCTCCCTAAAACACCCCCCATGGTAATCACGGCAATTGTTGGGACCGGGTTAGTCAGGCGAATCCTCGTCGATACTGGGGCTAACTCCAACATCCTATTCAGGAACGTATTCGACGTCATGGGACTCAAGGAGTCTGACCTCAAGAGTCACCAGCACGGGGTTATGGGGCTAGGCGACAACTATATAAAGCTCGACGGGATGATCTCTCTCCCAATCTGCCTTAGAGCCGATGACGGTAAAAGGTCGGTTATGGCGGACTTCGTAGTCCTTAGAGACTCCACAGCCTACAACATCATTCTAGGAAGAAAGACCATCAATGAATTTTCAGCCGTGATATGTACTAAATTCCTAACAATAAAGTTCGTGACAGAAAAAGGAACCGTTGGCTCCATTAGGAGAGACTTAGAAGCGGCGGTCGCCTACGACAACGCCAGTCTCTACCTAAGGAAAGAGTCTAAGAAGGCAGCTGGTGTGTTCTTGGCAGACTTGGACGTAAGGATGGAAGTCAAGCCGAGACTAGAACCAGAAGGGGACATTGAGAAGTTCCAAATAAGGAAGTCGGCAGAGCAGTTTACCTTCGTAAACAGGAACCTACCCCACGAGCTCAAGGGCCCGCTCATGGAGGTCGTAAGGGCAAACGgcgatctcttcgcatggacaCCCTCAAACATGCCGGCTTGGATCCCGAAGTCGCATCCTACCGACTAGCTGTCAAACTAGATGCCAAGCCAGTAGCCCAACGACGAAGAAAGATGTCCCAGGAAAGGGCCAATGAAGTCACCAAGCAAACAGCCGGGCTACTAGAAGCCAGGTTCATCAAGGAGCTCGAGTACTCCACATGGATGTCCAACGTCAAAGCATGCCCTAAAGACTCCTTCCCCCTCCCCAACATCGACACCTTGGTAGACTCAGCGGTAGGATATCGTTTCCTcagcttcatggatgcatactccgGTTATAACCAGATCCCGATGCACCGACTTGACGAAGACAAAACAGCGTTCATAACTCCAGGAGGCACCTATTGCTACAAGGTAATGCCATTTGGGTTGAAGTACCAAAGGCTAATAAGCAAGGTCTTTCACGACCTCATCGGCAAGACAGTAGAAGTTTACGTCGATGACATCTTGGTAAAAACAGTAGAACCGAACAGTCTTATAGACGACCTCCAAGCTGTCTTCAAGGCACTAAGAAAGTTCAAGATGCGGCTCAACCCACTTAAGTGTGCATTTTCCATGAAAGCAGGGAAATTCCTAGGCTTCATGATAACGCAAAAGGGGGTGGAGGCCAACCCAGACAAGTGCGAAGCCGTGCTCAAAATGACGAGCCCAGGGTGCGTCAAAGATGTGCAGCGACTTACCGGGAAACTTACGGCTTTATCCCGCTTCCTCGAAGCCTCGGCAAAAAAAGCCATCCCGTTCTCCAACCTAATGAAGAAAGGGATCACCTTTGAGTGGACCCCGACATGCGAAGAAGCATTTAGCCATTTCAAAAAGATACTCTCAGAACCTCCCGTGCTCAGCAGACCCAGAGAAGGAGAACCTTTGTACTAATACTTGGCAGTGACCACACAAGCCATGATGGCAGTCCTTGTTCGAAAAGAAGACAAGACTCAACGCCCaatatacttcatcagtaaggtACTCCAAGGGGAGGAGTTGAAGTACACCAAGTTGAAAAAATTGGCCTACGCCCTACTGACCTCGTCAAGAAGGCTAAAACAGTACTTCCAAGGGCAAGTAATCATCCTGAGAACTGACCAGGCTATTCGGCAAGTCCTTCAGAAACCCGACCTCACGGGAAGAATGATGGCATGGGCAGTAGAG
This sequence is a window from Arachis duranensis cultivar V14167 chromosome 2, aradu.V14167.gnm2.J7QH, whole genome shotgun sequence. Protein-coding genes within it:
- the LOC107474653 gene encoding uncharacterized protein LOC107474653 gives rise to the protein MGTTPFHPSILKVWLPRNFDKPTEMRYEGTKDPQEHLTAFEAQMNLEGVGDAVRGRAFPVTLADPAVRWFNALSQGSITTFMDISQSFLARFITRIVKAKLPINLLGVTQKPGEPTRKFLDRFNDECLEIDGLTDSVASLCLRNGLLNEDFRKHLTTKLVWTMQEIQSVAKEYINDKEVSQVVATNKR